CGGCAGGCGGTATCGTAACGATGGGATATTCCGCCTGATAGCAGCGGCAATTTCGGGCATCAGTGCCGGGTTGATTATTTTGGGCATCGCCAGTTTGGCCGTCTGGAGCATCGCCGGTTTTTGGCGGTATCCCGATTTGCTGCCGGGGCAGATCACCCTGAAATTATGGCAGCGCGAATTACCCGCCCTTATGGGCGCCATGGGCAATAGCATCCTGATCGGGCTGGCTGCGGTCATACTGGCAATCATTTTGGTGCTGGCCTGTCTTGAGCGGGAAAAACGCCAGCGCCGCCAGCCAGGCCAAGGCGCAATGTGGCTGATTTACCTGCCATTGTTGATGCCGCAAATCAGTTTCATGTTTGGTTTGCAGGTGTTTTTTGGCAGCATTGGTTTGGAACGCAGTTTTATATCGGTGGTGATTGCCCATCTGGTTTTTGTGCTGCCTTACATGTTTTTATCCCTGTCCGACCCCTTTCGCAGCCTTGATGCCCGCTATCGCCAAACGGCGTTATGCCTGGGGGGCAGCCCGAACCGGGTGTTCTGGCAGGTGGTTTTACCCCTTCTGACCCGGCCGGTACTGGCCGCCCTTGCCGTGGGTTTTGCAGTTAGCATCGGGCAATATTTGCCAACCCTTTTGATCGGGGCGGGGCGGTTTGCCACAATCACCACCGATGCCATTGCCCTTGCTGCCGGTAATGATCGCCGCATGATTGGCATTTACGGGCTGTTGCAGGCCCTGTTGCCCTTTGCCGGGTTTGGCATTGCCATGCTGGTGCCAGCAATATGGTTTCGTCACCGGCGCGCAATGCGCCATGGCGGATGATGTTTGGGTCTTTGGGTTTTGGGACAAAAAAGGAAAAACACAGCAATGCCACCTGTTGAAAACCCGCAATCGCGCAAAGGTCTGGTCCTTGATGGCGTTAAAATCACGCTGCGCGGGCGGGTTTTGTGTGACCTTGATCTGGTGGTGGCACCGGGCGCAATTGTTACCCTGATGGGGCCAAGCGGGGCGGGCAAATCATCATTGCTGGGGCATATTTGCGGTACGCTTGAACCCGGTTTTGATGTGCAGGGCAGCGTGTGGTTAAGCGGGCGAAAGATTAATGATCTGGCCCCCCAGGACCGCCAAGTTGGCATCCTGTTTCAGGATGATTTGCTGTTTCCGCATTTATCGGTGGGGGGCAATCTGGCTTTTGCCTTGCCTGGTGATATCAAAGGTGCAGGGCATCGCCGCGAAAAGGTGGAACAGGCCTTGGAAATCGCGGGCCTTGCCGGGTTTGCCGGGCGGGACCCGGCAACACTTTCGGGGGGGCAGCGGGCCCGGGTGGCCCTGATGCGGGTATTGTTATCATCGCCGTCTGCCCTGTTGCTGGACGAACCGTTTTCCCGGCTGGATGCCAAATTGCGCAGCCAGTTTCGCGAATTTGTGTTTGATCAGGCCCGCAAGCAGCAATTACCCACCCTGATGGTAACCCACGACCCCGACGACGCCAGCGCAACCGGGGGCGAAATTATCACCTTAAATGGTCCAGTTGCCTGAAATGGCGGGGAAAATGGCACTTTTTTATTATGGCAACAGTCTAAAAATTGCCATATCGGGCTGATTTTGTTGTGCCGGTTTTGCCCATCCCAAAAACTGCGCGCGGGTGTTATTTTCCGCTAGGCAGCATGGGAAAAGCGGTATAGATCGGCGCGTGCGCCAATCGGGCGCCTTTTGGAGTCTTGGTGATATGTTCCCTGATGAAATGTCTCTGATTGTGCCCGACGCACTGGACGCAGCCACCTGCGAACGGCTGATCGCCAATTTCAATGACCGTCTGGATGAAGGCGGGCTGGTTCAGGGGCAATCGGCAAGCCATATCCGCCGCAGCCAGATTGGCTGGTTCAACGAAGAACAGGAACCCGAAGTCATGCGCCGGATCATTGATCTGGTGGCAACGGCGAACCGGGAATGTTTTGATTTCGGCCTGACCGATTTTGCCGAAAATGCCCAGATCGCCCGTTATGAAGGCGACCAGCGCGGCCATTATGACTGGCACAGCGATATTGGCGCATCGGAAGTCGCACGGCGGCGCAAGCTGACCATGGTGATCCAGCTTTCCGAACCCACCGAATATGAAGGTGGCCAGCTACAGCTTAACCCCGCCGGGCATATTATTGATGCACCGATGACACGGGGTTCTGCCATTCTGTTTCCCAGTTTTGTGCTGCATCGGGTGGCACCGACTGTTGCGGGAACGCGCTATTCCCTGTCCATCTGGATCCACGGGCAACCATTCCGCTAAGCGATCACCACCGTTTTATATTCATATGAATCGGGCGGCATTTGCCGCCCGTTTTGTTTGATACCGGGTGATGTGCGGGTTTGGCGCGGGCAGGGAAGGGGGCTGGCAGGCAAGGCTGCTGCCAATCAGTACCGTTCCAGCCGTTCGATCAGGCGGGCATTGTTCCAGCGCGGCTGGCGGTCTTCCAGGGTTGCTTCATGATGCTGCACACTGCCATTATCGGCGGTGTGTTTATCAAGCCGCATATTAATCCAGCGGGGCACCAGTTCGTTGTTGAAATCTTCCATCAACAAAACGGCGGCCTGTTCCAGATTAACAAATTCAATTGTTTCGATTTCCTGGAAATAGGTGGCAAGGCAGCCCGGTTTCAGGATCAGCCGGTCCGGGACATAGCGCAGGCTTAGCCGGGCGGGAAAAACGTTGGGCGCCCCGCGTAATTCGCTATGCAGTGTCACGACATAATCGAGTTGAACGCCGGGGTTTGCTTCGGTTTCGATCAGGTTGCGACGTTCAAAAATTTCCAGCATGGGCCTGTATCCGATAGGGAATTGAATTTTACAGCATAATCCTGCTTTGCGCCCAAAGCCAGTGTGACAAGGATGCTTGGTGGTGCTGGCCTAAGCCTCAAGGCCGCGTTTTTGCGGGCCGGGTGTTGCCGGTTCGCGGCTGACCTCGATAAAGCGGTTACCGTTTTGGAAGTTCAGGCTGCCGCCCAGTTTGGAAATGGCCAGTGCCTGGTTGAAAATAGCCCGGATATCGTCACGCTGCGGGCCATCCAGGGTGTTTTCGGTGCGTACGATCAAATCAAATTTCTGCGTTTCCTTGCGCACCAGCCCGTCCAACTGGGTATGACCCAGCCGGGTAAAGGATAAATCCAGCAAAAATCGGGTGCCGGGATCATTGGGTTTCTGATCGCGGCTTTCATCCTCGTCGCTTTGGGTCTGGCGCCAGGAAAACTGCATCTGTTCAATGCGGTCCCCCATTTGAAAGGGCATCGACATTACACGCCAGCCGTCGCTTCGCGGTTCGCTAGCCATGCCGCGCAGGGTGTTAAAATCCTTGTCCAGCTTTTTGCCAAGGCCGCTATCCTTGCCATCGCTTTTATCAAGCGCGCCAATCGTGCGATCCCCCAGCCAGCTTTTGGCAGAACCACCGGCCCCAACAATGGCGGTAAAGAAAAACATCATTGTTGTGGTCAGGCGCGGGCCTGCGGCAGGAATTTGATTAAGCAGGGCTTGCGCGGCCTGCGGGTCGCTTTGGGCCAGCGTGGATATGGCACGTTGCAGGCTGTCCCAATCCTGGCTCAGGCTGGCGGCCTGCCCACGGGCCATTAACTCGCCCTCGGTCATTACCGGCTGAGGCAGGCGTGCGGCGGCAAGGTTATTGGCATCAATGGCAAAGGAAAGTGTCGCACCAACCGGTGCTGGTACAGGCAGGCGCACACCAACAATCCCGGCATTGGTGCGAAGGGCGGTAAAACCATCGGGTAGCATCCGGGCTTCGGGGCTGCCGGGCGGCAAAACCGTGCCGGTCAAAATCATCGGGGCTGCTGGTTTGGCACCCCCTGCCGCCAGAAGGCCGGTATTTGTACCAGCCGCACCTGCTGCCCCGCCTGCTGTTGCGCCCTGTTGCGCCAGGATGGTGGCGGGTAAATTCCCGCTGCTGGTAAGGCCACCTTGCGATGTTGCCCCGGCCATGCCCAAACCCTGGCCCGCCGCCATTAACCCGGCCGCTTTGGCCGGGGATGCGGCACCGGGGCCAACAAACATCATTTGCACCTGGCTACCGGCGGGTAATGTGCTGCCACCGGGAAAAGACAGGGTGCTGGTTGTCATGCCGGTAAAGCTTTGACCGGGCAGGATGCTGGCCGGGTTGGCATTTGTGGCTGCTGCCGCACTGCCAGCCGCGGCACCACCAGCGCTACCTCCACCGGGCAACATCTGGGGTAAAACCTGCAATCGCAGGCCATTGCTGCCATCAGCACCGCTTTGCGGCATGATGCGCACCCATACCAGATCATTCAGGTTACCGGGTAGGGGTTGGGGCAGTTTGACCGTGACATTCCCTGCACTGGTTTGCAGGGTGACTTCGGCACCATTTTTGGCCTGAAGCGTTGCCTGAAGCAGGCTGTCGACGGGCAGTTTCGTAAGGGCGGCGGGCGGGTTTTGCACAATGGCCGTGGCCGCCCCATTTCCCGAACCCGCATTTCCAGCGCCAACGGCATTGGCACCCGAAACAGATGGGACGGTGGGGCTGCTCGCGGCCATAACGGGCTATCCTTCGATCAACCTTGTTGCAATTGCCTCGATATCCTGTGCCGCATTTGAATTGGGATGACGGGTTAAAAGCGGCGTCTGGTTACGGATGCATTCCGAAACCTTGCTATCTGCCCGGATCACACCCAGAAGCGGCGGCGAGATTTTAAGGAAACCCTCGCACGCTTTCAGAAGTTTGCCATAAATGGCTTCGCCTTCCTTTTTGTCCTTCGCCAGATTAACCACCACCCGGATATCGGTTTTGGGCCGTGCCATATGGGTTACTTTGATAAAGGCATAGGCATCGGTCAGGGCGGTGGGGTCACCATTGGTCAATACGATAACGGTATTGGCAAGGCTGGTCATCTGGCGCACGCCCTGGTCCACGCCCGCGCCCAGGTCGATCAATACCTTGTCATAGGATTTGCCGGTTTGCAGCAGGTCATCTGACAGGGCCTGCAGGCGGGCGGTCGACAAATTGGCAAGCGTGCCCGACCCGCTGCGCCCGGCAACAATATCAAACCCGCCATCTTCAAATTCGGTAATGGCATCGCGCAGCGCAAGGCGGCCGGAAATAACACTGCCAAGGTCGTGCTTGGGCATCAGGCCTAGCTGGATATCGATATTGGCAAGACCCAGGTCGCCGTCAAACAGCAATGCCTTAAGCTCATGCAGGGCAAGGGCATGGCACAGCGAAATGGCAAACCATGTTTTGCCCACACCGCCCTTGCCCGAGGCAATGGCAATGACATTACGTCCCTTGGGGCGTCCTGCCTGTTTGGGGGTGGCATCAGTTTTGGATGTCATTTCATGACCTCGGCGAAACTCGTTTTCTTGTGGCTGTGTCTGGCAGGAATAAGCAACTTTGCCAGTGCGACCGGGCTAATGGCTGTTAACCCGTCTGCAACCTGTGCGGTCATGCTGACATTGCAGAGGGAAAGGTTTCCTGTGTCCGCACCATATAACGCCCCTCCCAGTCGTGATGCAACATCAAGGCGTGTTATCAGCATGCGGGTTGTACCGCATTCGGCAAAGGCATTGGCAATATCCCCGGTTTCCTCGGCATCAACACCGGCAGGGCAAACCAGGATCGGCTCGCTGGGAACGGATTGCAAAAATTCGCCAAGCGTTGCCAGTTCGGTCTGCAGGTAGGGATTGCAGTTTGCCGTATCGACAAACACCAGGTCCGATCCCCGCACCGCTTCAAACTGGTTACGCAAATCATCTGGCGATTTTATGATGCCCAGCGGAATTTTCAGGATTTTGGTAAAGGCCCGTAATTGTTCAACGCCACCGGCACGTTTGGTATCGCTGGTCAAAACGGCGACCCGACGTTTTTTCATCACCGCCCGTGCGGCGGCCTTGGCCACACACAGGGTCTTGCCCGATCCCGGCGTTCCGACAAAGGCAATGGCGCGCGGGCTGCTTTTTTCGGGCAACGGGGTAAATTCAAAAATCTCGTCTAACGCGCTTGCCAGCAATTGCTGGACATTGCCGGGGTTACGTTCGCGGCCCATGGCATCGCACAGGCGCAGGCGCAACCTTTCGGGCACCGAATGGCGGATAAGGGCGGCTTCGGCTTCCTCGATCAGTTCATCAAGGCTGGGCGCACCCAAGCCATCGTCAACACCAGTGCCAATGCCGATATCAAATTCAGGTTCGCTATCAATCGCGGCGGTCAGGCGCACGCCCGACCCGGGAATATCCTGGGTCGAAACAATGATGGCATCAGCCCCCATATGTTCTTTGACCAGCGCCATCGCCGCACTCATGGTCGGGGCGGTAAATGTTTTAAGACGCATGGCACGCCTCTTTTTGCCCGATCATCAGATTTGCCCCATTGTTTTTAATTGTGCCTTGGGGTGAATTTCGTTTTGCGACATCACAACCGTTGCCGGGCGGAAACGCTCTACAATCGACCGGACATAGGGGCGAATACCCGGGCTGGTCAGCAGGACAGGGGATTCCCCCATCATGCCAAGGCGCTCAAACGTGGTGCGCACCTTGTTGATAAATTCCTGAAGCTGGCTTGGCGGCATGGAAAGCTGCTTTTCCTCGCCACTGCCCACCAGGCTTTCGGCAAAAATCTGTTCCCATTCCGGCGACAGTGTTACCAGCGGAATAACACCATCGGCGTTTGAATTGGTATCGGACAATTGCCGGGCCAGCCGCGATCTTACATGTTCGGTCATGAAGGTAGGATTGCGGGTAAAGGCAGTAGCCTCGCCAATGCCTTCCAGAATGGTCGGCAGGTCACGAATGGAAATGCGTTCGGTCAACAGGGCCTGCAGGACACGCTGCACACCACCGACCGAAATCTGACCGGGGATAATATCCTCGACCAGTTTTTTCTGTTCGTCTTCCAGCTCGTCAAGCAGCTTTTGCGTTTCGGCATAGGATAGCAGCTCGGGCATATGGTCCTTGACAACTTCGGTCAGGTGCGTGGTGATCACGGTTTGCGGGTCCACCACGGTATAGCCCCGGAACATGGCTTCTTCCTTCATGCCCTGTTCCACCCACATGGCAGGCAGGTTGAAGGTCGGTTCGATGGTTTTTTCACCGGCCAGCGTAATTTCCTCGCCGCGCGGGTCCATCACCAGCAGCATGTTGGGGCGCAAATCACCCCGGCCTGCCTCGATCTCCTTGACGCGCACGACATAGGTATTGGCCGGCAGCTGCATGTTATCCTGAATGCGCACGCTGGGCATGACAAAGCCCATATCCGCCGCCATCTGGCGCCGCAGGGCTTTGATCTGGTCGGTCAGTTTCTGGCCGCGTTCCGTGCTGATCAGTGATAGCAGGCCGTAACCCAGTTCAAGGCGCACATAATCCATGCGCAGTGCATTGGCGATGGGTTCTTCGGCGGGCGGGGCGGCGGCCTGTGCGGCGGCATCGCTTTGCTCGCGCGTGGCAACTTCGGCGGCGGCCTTTTGCCGTTTGCTCAGGAACCAGGCAAGATAACCAAGGCCAATGGCGGACCCCATAAACCAGATCATGGGAATACCGGGCAAAAGCGACATGCCGCCCATCATTGCAGCGCCAATGCCAAGGGCGGCAGGGTAGTTCGATACCTGGCCAAAAACGGCCTTTTCGGTCGCACCTTCCATGCCGCCTTTGGTGACAAGAAGGCCTGCTGCGGTCGACACGATCAGTGCGGGGATCTGCGAAACCAGGCCGTCACCCACGGTCAGGATGGTGTAGGTTTCGGTTGCTTCATTCAGCGACAGGCCCATTTGCGCCGTGCCGATGATGATACCGCCAATAACGTTGATAAACGTGATCAGAATACCGGCGACCGCGTCACCGCGCACGAATTTCGATGCACCATCCATGGAGCCGAAAAACGCGCTTTCTTCTTCCAGTTCCTTACGCCGGGCCTTGGCCTGTTCCTCGTTGATCAGGCCTGACGACAGATCGGCGTCAACCGCCATCTGCTTGCCGGGCATGGCATCAAGGGTAAAACGTGCCGCGACTTCGGCAATACGGCCCGAACCCTTGGTGATCACGACAAAGTTGATGATCACAAGGATGGCAAAAACAATGATCCCGATAACGAAATTGCCGCTGACCAGAAAACTGCCAAAGGCCTGAATAACATGCCCTGCTGCCTGTGGTCCTTCGTGGCCATGGCCAAGGATAAGGCGCGTGGTGGCAATGTTAAGGGCCAGTCGCAACGATGTTGCAACCAGCAGGATTGTCGGGAACGAGTTGAATTCCAGCGGTTTTTGAATAAACAGGGCCGTCATCAGGATCAGGATTGAAAAGCTGATCGAGATCGCCAGGAACATGTCGAGCAACCAGGTCGGCAACGGGAACATCATGATCACAAGGATCAGGACGAAGCCCAAAGCCATGGCAATGTCGCCGCGGCGCAGGGCCGCACGTACGCGGACCTGCATATTGGCCATAAAATCGCCCCCGCCGGCCGAACCGTCGGATTTTCCAGACCCCGAAGGGGTTATTTGGCGACCATCTGCCATATTCGTAAACGTTGTTCCTGCTTGTTGCCCGGTTTGGCGGTTTTTTTCCTGCCCGTCTTTTATGCGTGATCCGGTGCCATGTCACCGTGTTTGCGCAATCGATTATTTAAAAGGGGCAGCACAGTTTCCAGCCGCGCGCTTCCCTGCCCGGTCACCCATTGCCCGGCAGCGGAATATCAACCCCTTCATCGGTATATTGGCGCAGTTTGTTACGCAAAGTACGGATCGATATACCCAATATATTGGCGGCGTGCGTGCGATTGCCAAAACAATGTTTCAGGGTATCGATAATCAGTTCACGTTCAACATCGGCCACCGTGCGCCCAACCAGCGCTGCCGTGATCGACCCATTGTCAGAAATCACCCCGTGATCAGCCGTTTCCGCAGACGGCACCCCGCTGCCATCTGGCGCGTGATGGGATGTATGGGCTGCATCATCTGCCGGGGCTGCCGGTGTATGGGCGGCGGACTGTTCGGCGGGGCGGGCCGCATCGTAAGGATGGGGGGCAGGCTGGCCATAACCGCTGCTTGCCGCGCCGGAATTGCGATAGGCCTGGTTGACATAGGTGGGGTTATAGGCCGCTGCGGCCGCATTGCTGCGTGCAATGTCGCGCGGGTCGCTGCCGTTTGCCGGGGCTGTTGCGGGGGCAGCGGGCTGCTGTGCCGGGGCGGGTTGTGATTGCGCGCCAGCAGGTGCGCCGCCCGTCAGCATGATGGCCTCTGGCCCGATTTCATCTGGCCCGGCAATCAACACCGCGCGATGCATGGTATTTTCAAGTTCACGCACATTGCCGCGCCAGTAATGGCTTATCAGCCGGTCAATCGCCAGCGGGCTGATCGGGCGGATCGGCATGTCGTTGGCTTCGGAATATTTGCGCACGAAAAATTCTGCCAGCACCGGAATATCGCCCGGCCGTTCGCGCAACGACGGAATATCAAGATTGACGACATTCAAACGGAAATACAGGTCTTCGCGGAAATTGCCCTGCTGGACATAGGATTCCAGATCGCGGTTTGATGTCGCCAGAATGCGGACATCGACCTTGACCGGTTTGCTGCCGCCCAGCCGGTCAATTTCGCGTTCCTGAATAACACGCAACAGCTTTGCCTGCAGGCGAACATCCATTTCACTGATTTCATCAAGCAAAAGGGTGCCGCCATCGGCCTCTTCAAATTTGCCAATACGCCGGGCCTGGGCGCCGGTAAAGGCCCCTTTTTCATGGCCGAACAGTTCTGATTCCAGCAGGTTATCCGGGATGGCCGCGCAATTCACCGCGACAAAGGGTTTGTCCGCCCGGTTGGATTTGCGGTGGATAAACCGGCTTAAAATTTCCTTGCCGGTACCACTTTCACCCGTGATCAGGATGGATGCATTGCTGCGTGCCACCTGTTCGGCCAGACGCAGGGTTTCGGTCATGCGCGGGTCGCGATGGATCAGGGCATGGCTTTCTTCGGTTACGGCTTCAAAAATGGCCGCAATCAGGGCGGCTTCGGGGGGCAGGGGGATATATTCCTGCGCACCGGCCTTAATGGCATTTACCGCACCGTTAATGTCATTACCCACGCCACAGGCCACCACCGGTACGCTGATGCGTTCGGTCGACAGGGCCGTAATCAGCGCACCAACATCAAGCGCGATATCGGCCATGACCAGATCAATCCGCTTGCCCGCGCGCAGGATGTTTAACGCCGTGGTGACGCTTTCGGCCAACTGTACCGAGGCACCCCGGGCCATCGCGATCTTGCTGGCTGCGCCGATCTGGCCGCCCAGTCCACCAACGATCAATACCTGCATTGCCTAATCTCTTTCTGATCCGCTTTTTGTGTGTCTGTGCTGTGATACCATTGATTTATCACTAAAAAATGGCAACAGAAGATCAATCAAAATAACTGACCCGTTTTGCCGGCGGCAAAATGGAATTCAGCAGCATTTCCAGGCGGCGGGGGTTTTCCTGCCGGCCAAT
The window above is part of the Thalassospira marina genome. Proteins encoded here:
- a CDS encoding ATP-binding cassette domain-containing protein → MPPVENPQSRKGLVLDGVKITLRGRVLCDLDLVVAPGAIVTLMGPSGAGKSSLLGHICGTLEPGFDVQGSVWLSGRKINDLAPQDRQVGILFQDDLLFPHLSVGGNLAFALPGDIKGAGHRREKVEQALEIAGLAGFAGRDPATLSGGQRARVALMRVLLSSPSALLLDEPFSRLDAKLRSQFREFVFDQARKQQLPTLMVTHDPDDASATGGEIITLNGPVA
- a CDS encoding 2OG-Fe(II) oxygenase; protein product: MFPDEMSLIVPDALDAATCERLIANFNDRLDEGGLVQGQSASHIRRSQIGWFNEEQEPEVMRRIIDLVATANRECFDFGLTDFAENAQIARYEGDQRGHYDWHSDIGASEVARRRKLTMVIQLSEPTEYEGGQLQLNPAGHIIDAPMTRGSAILFPSFVLHRVAPTVAGTRYSLSIWIHGQPFR
- a CDS encoding MinD/ParA family protein, whose product is MTSKTDATPKQAGRPKGRNVIAIASGKGGVGKTWFAISLCHALALHELKALLFDGDLGLANIDIQLGLMPKHDLGSVISGRLALRDAITEFEDGGFDIVAGRSGSGTLANLSTARLQALSDDLLQTGKSYDKVLIDLGAGVDQGVRQMTSLANTVIVLTNGDPTALTDAYAFIKVTHMARPKTDIRVVVNLAKDKKEGEAIYGKLLKACEGFLKISPPLLGVIRADSKVSECIRNQTPLLTRHPNSNAAQDIEAIATRLIEG
- a CDS encoding GTP-binding protein, producing the protein MRLKTFTAPTMSAAMALVKEHMGADAIIVSTQDIPGSGVRLTAAIDSEPEFDIGIGTGVDDGLGAPSLDELIEEAEAALIRHSVPERLRLRLCDAMGRERNPGNVQQLLASALDEIFEFTPLPEKSSPRAIAFVGTPGSGKTLCVAKAAARAVMKKRRVAVLTSDTKRAGGVEQLRAFTKILKIPLGIIKSPDDLRNQFEAVRGSDLVFVDTANCNPYLQTELATLGEFLQSVPSEPILVCPAGVDAEETGDIANAFAECGTTRMLITRLDVASRLGGALYGADTGNLSLCNVSMTAQVADGLTAISPVALAKLLIPARHSHKKTSFAEVMK
- the flhA gene encoding flagellar biosynthesis protein FlhA: MADGRQITPSGSGKSDGSAGGGDFMANMQVRVRAALRRGDIAMALGFVLILVIMMFPLPTWLLDMFLAISISFSILILMTALFIQKPLEFNSFPTILLVATSLRLALNIATTRLILGHGHEGPQAAGHVIQAFGSFLVSGNFVIGIIVFAILVIINFVVITKGSGRIAEVAARFTLDAMPGKQMAVDADLSSGLINEEQAKARRKELEEESAFFGSMDGASKFVRGDAVAGILITFINVIGGIIIGTAQMGLSLNEATETYTILTVGDGLVSQIPALIVSTAAGLLVTKGGMEGATEKAVFGQVSNYPAALGIGAAMMGGMSLLPGIPMIWFMGSAIGLGYLAWFLSKRQKAAAEVATREQSDAAAQAAAPPAEEPIANALRMDYVRLELGYGLLSLISTERGQKLTDQIKALRRQMAADMGFVMPSVRIQDNMQLPANTYVVRVKEIEAGRGDLRPNMLLVMDPRGEEITLAGEKTIEPTFNLPAMWVEQGMKEEAMFRGYTVVDPQTVITTHLTEVVKDHMPELLSYAETQKLLDELEDEQKKLVEDIIPGQISVGGVQRVLQALLTERISIRDLPTILEGIGEATAFTRNPTFMTEHVRSRLARQLSDTNSNADGVIPLVTLSPEWEQIFAESLVGSGEEKQLSMPPSQLQEFINKVRTTFERLGMMGESPVLLTSPGIRPYVRSIVERFRPATVVMSQNEIHPKAQLKTMGQI
- a CDS encoding sigma-54-dependent transcriptional regulator, with the protein product MQVLIVGGLGGQIGAASKIAMARGASVQLAESVTTALNILRAGKRIDLVMADIALDVGALITALSTERISVPVVACGVGNDINGAVNAIKAGAQEYIPLPPEAALIAAIFEAVTEESHALIHRDPRMTETLRLAEQVARSNASILITGESGTGKEILSRFIHRKSNRADKPFVAVNCAAIPDNLLESELFGHEKGAFTGAQARRIGKFEEADGGTLLLDEISEMDVRLQAKLLRVIQEREIDRLGGSKPVKVDVRILATSNRDLESYVQQGNFREDLYFRLNVVNLDIPSLRERPGDIPVLAEFFVRKYSEANDMPIRPISPLAIDRLISHYWRGNVRELENTMHRAVLIAGPDEIGPEAIMLTGGAPAGAQSQPAPAQQPAAPATAPANGSDPRDIARSNAAAAAYNPTYVNQAYRNSGAASSGYGQPAPHPYDAARPAEQSAAHTPAAPADDAAHTSHHAPDGSGVPSAETADHGVISDNGSITAALVGRTVADVERELIIDTLKHCFGNRTHAANILGISIRTLRNKLRQYTDEGVDIPLPGNG